A single Streptomyces sp. 2114.4 DNA region contains:
- a CDS encoding HNH endonuclease codes for MGVSEKTRKILWVQAGGLCAICKEQVITSGTASDDPSVFGEEAHIVARSQGGPRAGGLAEDVINHHTNLILLCSKDHKRVDDQPNHFTVERLRLIKSEHEAWVRSVVDADESRLRLVHDPLFPQPRALKLITRGNPLWNMVKESVTFEYAMPDHLNDDDEDLIIEFMDLLRDFLDIAGDLVSVRENRDAEKTLQQYISRLAEREFLVGAYVRHMLLKGGSAEGPTPWPMLRVEVQPATLAEVADENGNPYPSNPGA; via the coding sequence ATGGGCGTCTCCGAAAAGACCAGAAAGATTCTGTGGGTTCAGGCTGGTGGTCTCTGCGCCATCTGCAAAGAGCAGGTGATCACGTCTGGGACCGCATCGGATGATCCCTCTGTATTCGGCGAAGAAGCGCACATCGTCGCGCGCTCGCAGGGCGGCCCCCGAGCAGGAGGGCTGGCAGAGGACGTGATTAACCATCACACGAATCTAATCCTCTTGTGCAGCAAGGATCACAAAAGGGTGGATGATCAACCAAACCACTTCACCGTGGAGCGGCTACGGCTAATCAAATCGGAACATGAAGCGTGGGTGCGTTCCGTGGTGGATGCCGATGAAAGTCGCTTGAGGCTGGTACACGATCCATTGTTCCCTCAGCCTAGGGCGCTAAAGCTGATCACACGCGGAAACCCGCTCTGGAACATGGTCAAAGAAAGCGTCACGTTTGAATACGCCATGCCGGACCATCTGAATGACGACGATGAAGACTTGATCATCGAATTCATGGATCTGCTGAGGGATTTTCTTGACATAGCAGGGGATCTTGTAAGCGTCCGAGAGAATCGTGACGCAGAGAAGACCCTTCAGCAGTACATCAGCCGCCTAGCTGAGCGCGAGTTCCTGGTGGGGGCCTATGTCCGTCACATGCTTTTGAAGGGTGGGAGCGCTGAGGGCCCAACTCCATGGCCCATGCTCCGAGTCGAAGTGCAGCCCGCAACGTTGGCAGAGGTCGCAGACGAAAACGGCAACCCTTATCCCAGTAATCCAGGGGCCTAA